The genomic segment aatcacaaaaaaaaaaaaaagaaataaagagagGGTAAAAACAAATACATTTGTTTTTATCATGAATTTATGAACAGAGTTTGTAATTTTGGAAATATATGTTCATTCATGCAAAGAATTTATGTAAGAATTACTCTGAATCCATCCatacatatataaaatcaaatcagTAAAGCATATGCTGAAAAGAATAAAGTTCACTGGAACAAAAGTCTTTCTATTTTACTTTAGAAATTTTTAACCAATCAGAGTAAGAGTAATGTTCACTCAATCACTTGTCACCCCAATCCCCTCAATCACAACCAATGGATTATGTCtattttcatgtggtaaatTTAATCAAAACCCCAAAAGTTATCTTACCCATTTTGACTTTTGTTGTAACTagcaatattaatttttttaaataaaaaaatacgaaATCTACCGTTATTATGTTCCTCattcttgaaaaataatcacattaattaaaaaatataaaattgatagaatatgtaatttattgcaaatttattatgatttttttagccTATCTgtctttaattatattttcttattGAAACTTTTGAGATTGGAGGAAACATggaataaaaacatataatgtATGATTTGGTATGTGAACTTTAACGTTCGATGATGCAAGTCGTTAGCACGTTGCTAGCATGTTACATCTATGACGTTGATGATTATCGAGGTAGAAAATCGTCATTCgaacaaaattatattatttttaagataGAAATAAAacgtataaaataaaatccaaaataaCCGATCGAATTGACTTAAttcagaaatttgatttttatttttaaaaaattcgatTAAATCGATTTGGTTTCTTGATTATTGTTTTGAAAATTCGGTTAAACAGAATTAATAGATTTAGTTTTTAAATacaatttcaattttatattgtttagtTTAGGGCCATAACAGTTTTGGCCATTGGGCTTTGTTTTTATTGGCCCaagtttattttgaaaaaataagaaaagcCTCACTGAAATCTCTAGCAATTCAAAAATTACCTTACCCTAAGCTAAATCGACACTTTGTATGCTGGTCATCTTCATCCAAAATCTACTGTGAGAAAATCGGAGATGGCACAAAATGACATCTCTTTCATTTTTAGCACACTCGATATCAAATTGGTACTGTTCATGTTCTTCCTTCTCTACTCGTTTTGATTCTCTATTTCTATAGCCAAACAACCATTTCTGTTTTTTTGCTGTAAGTATTGTGTAATCATTGTAGAAATGCAATTGTTTGTTGTGGATTTCCTGTATGGCCTATCAATCTCACTTAATCATTTGCTTAATTTGAtaaatgaataattataaacatattaaactaattttgttattttaattgtatACTGGCGTTTGCTGGAACTAAGGCCGTATTTTTGCATCTAACATCATGTATTTGCAGATATTTTTAGCGTCATTTGCATTGCAAGTGAAGAATTTATCAAGCTATATTCATTGTATTTATCAGCAAATTTCGTTGGGTTGGGGTGACAGCACATGAATCTCtctattacttttaattttttggattttttcacCTGAACATTCGGTTAGCGTTGttccgaccgaaataaccgattttaatttggttcgtttttttcggttttttatgAAGCCCATTGTTCTGTTTTACATTAGAACAGGCACAGTAACGTCACCAGGTTAAGCAGTGGCGCTTCTGTAATCGGCTTAGTTGAATGGCTTCAAGGCTTCTGTTAAAACGACTCCAAACCCTAACAAGGTCCTCTCCAAGGTTCCACAATAAGTTTTGTCGATCCCAATATCGGTGCTTGAATCTTGCAAGGCATTATTCAGATTCTGTCAACAGTCCACCAGCTCCCGGTTTTCAGTTAAAGAGCTCGTTGAATCAAGATGAGCTCAAGAAGTTCTCTGCCATTGCTGAGACATggtattatttcaaaattttcggaGATTTCCTTTTTTTCCAGTTATtgttgaagtttatttgttttataatttttgttgaatgaatTGAAGGTGGGATTCGGAAGGGCCATTTAAGCCATTACATGTGATGAATCCTACCAGACTTGCTTTTATCAGGTCTACGTTATGCCGACATTTTGGGTAATCTTATTCTGCACGAGTTTGACTTATTATGTTTCTTTGGCGGTGTTTGTAAATGCTTAAAATAACCTCTAAATTTTTAGAGAAAAAGTTCATGATCAATTTTTTTGAGTATTTGCAAACACTACCTTAATAATGCTAATCCTTAATTTCACTCTTAGGCAAGAATTTATTGATCTTTGTTAATCCTACCAGCGTTGCTTTTATCAGGTCTACTTGTTGTAGGAACCTAAGAAATGATGTTCCACCTTGATATTCTTTTCactcttgttttttttataaaaactagTTGGTGTCAACTTGTTTCAGAAGGGATCCACACTGCCCAAGACCATTTGAGGGATTGAAATTCTTGGATGTTGGTTGTGGAGGGGGTATTTTATCTGAGGTATGCATCTTTAATTTTTGGCTCTCAGGAAGGGCAAGTAATATCTATCCCTTGAGATTGCCTAATGCCTTTCAGATATACTTGGGTACTAGAGTTTCCTGTTTTGAAGTAATCTAATGACTTATCCTTTTAAATTTCAGCCTTTGGCTCGCATGGGTGCTGATGTAACAGGAATTGATGCTATAGAAAAGAATATTAAGATTGCACGCATTCATTCGGTATGTTACTTGCAAAGTCATATAAAAAAAGAGGGGGATCAGTTGTAGGCATAATCAACTAATGCAAGGAGTGATTATGTTTATTTGTATGTGTATTGGGAAAAGTTATTATGGATCTGTCCTTCTCAATGgtttcaattttttcaaaagGATTTGGAGCGTCACACATTTATATTTTCTTCGAAATTTTTTTGCTATTCATTTATAAGAGTTTGCATCTTTGCAGGACCGGGATTCAGTTActtcatcaattaattatcaatgCACAACTGCTGGTACACATCATATTTGTTTGTTGCTGCGAAGGTTATAATTGTTGATCTATCATTTTtacttttcaattttaataatctTTGAATTCTTCGTGCATCTTGCATTTTTTTACTTTGGCGGTAACTCATTTCTACGAGCTATTCTGCAAATCTTTCTATTTTCTTCCTATTTCCCTATGTATGCTCACCCAAAAATAACGAACACAAGATTTCTGTTGGTTCTTCCATGTGTtccttgttatttttttaatgtttgatGGAGCAAGCAGATAAATGGAAGCGGTTAAAGCGTGTGTAAGCTGTATTTCTTTTTACTCTGGCATGGAAtgtgatttattgctttcacatCTTGAATTTCACACAAGTATAACTGTTTCATTTTTACATTACTGTTTACTTGTATTGTTATACATCACACCATGTTAATACGttaaattttgtgttttcaTCATTTCCATCCGTTTGTGCTTCATGAATGAttttatatctttattttttttctatcatTCATTCAGGAAACCTTTTCTTTTGAATTTGTAAACCATTTGTCAAAAGCTGATGCCATCATTATTGTCATACAGAAAAATTGGTGGAAGAGAGGAGAGAATTTGATGCTGTAATTGCTTTGGAGGTGTGTTAGCTTATTCATGCAAATGCGGTTAACAATGGTGCAACTTGTGGAAAATAAGGGCAACCATTAATATGGCTTCCAACGCAATTTACTAATATTGTTCAAGTCTGCATTAAATGAGTGGACACTTTGATTGGATTCAGTTATTTTTTGGTTTAATCATGTTTTGGTTTGATCATGTTTCGTTTTCCTCAGTATTGTGTTCATAAGAAAGTGGACTAATCTGATTGTCTTGCATATCCTACCTAGGTAATTGAGCATGTGGCCGATCCTGCTGAGTTTTGCAAATCCTTGTCAGCGTTGACAGCTGTTGGTGGAGCTACTCTAATCTCAACAATTAATCGTTCAATGAGAGCTTATGCAACTGCCATTGTCATTGCAGAATACGTCTTACATTGGGTATGTATACTATGCAACCGCTCATTGTTTTCGAAGCGTTTGTATGCTGGAAAACCGTGGACTAGATAGAGGCATCAGTAAAGTGCCTTACTTGAATGCCGTTAACAAAATTTCTGACAATGCCTACAGATGTGCGTCATCTGcttctaaaatttgaaaaatatataatatattttcttgaaaacctTCTCTGTTTACCAGCAAAATCTATGGGGGtaaagcataaaaaaatatgccTCAAAAGTAGTCCCTCTTTTTCATCATTGTTTGGTATTACAGTGTTTAAATTTTGTTAACATATAGCTTCCGAGAGGTACACATGAATGGTCGAGTTTTCTCACGCCAGAGGAACTGGTCCTAATCCTTGAGCGTGCTTCCGTTCATGTAAGTATAAAATAAAGTTGCTAGCTTTCTCATTCTTGTTTTCCACGGAGTTGACTGTCTCGTTTCTCCTTCATTTGATTTTCGATTGTAATTCCC from the Primulina huaijiensis isolate GDHJ02 unplaced genomic scaffold, ASM1229523v2 scaffold25037, whole genome shotgun sequence genome contains:
- the LOC140967455 gene encoding ubiquinone biosynthesis O-methyltransferase, mitochondrial isoform X1 produces the protein MASRLLLKRLQTLTRSSPRFHNKFCRSQYRCLNLARHYSDSVNSPPAPGFQLKSSLNQDELKKFSAIAETWWDSEGPFKPLHVMNPTRLAFIRSTLCRHFGRDPHCPRPFEGLKFLDVGCGGGILSEPLARMGADVTGIDAIEKNIKIARIHSDRDSVTSSINYQCTTAEKLVEERREFDAVIALEVIEHVADPAEFCKSLSALTAVGGATLISTINRSMRAYATAIVIAEYVLHWLPRGTHEWSSFLTPEELVLILERASVHVQEMAGFVYNPLSGLWSLSDDISVNFIAFGTKHSA
- the LOC140967455 gene encoding ubiquinone biosynthesis O-methyltransferase, mitochondrial isoform X2; its protein translation is MASRLLLKRLQTLTRSSPRFHNKFCRSQYRCLNLARHYSDSVNSPPAPGFQLKSSLNQDELKKFSAIAETWWDSEGPFKPLHVMNPTRLAFIRRDPHCPRPFEGLKFLDVGCGGGILSEPLARMGADVTGIDAIEKNIKIARIHSDRDSVTSSINYQCTTAEKLVEERREFDAVIALEVIEHVADPAEFCKSLSALTAVGGATLISTINRSMRAYATAIVIAEYVLHWLPRGTHEWSSFLTPEELVLILERASVHVQEMAGFVYNPLSGLWSLSDDISVNFIAFGTKHSA